Proteins from one Bifidobacterium sp. ESL0732 genomic window:
- the typA gene encoding translational GTPase TypA: protein MAVRGDIRNVAIVAHVDHGKTTLVNAMLQQSHVFSEREEVPDRVMDSNDLEREKGITILAKNTAVQYIGPLAAKYGEPQGITINVIDTPGHADFGGEVERGISMVDGVVLLVDASEGPLPQTRFVLRKALEAKLPVILCINKVDRPDARISEVVSETTDLLLGLAQDVTEEGVDLDVDSLLDLPVIYCAAKAGYASRNQPEDGGLPDNKDLEPLFDTIISNIPAPQYTEGAPLQAHVTNIDASDYLGRLGLVRIYNGTLQKGKQYGLSRVDGSIENFKLTEILRTQGLDRSPVEEAGPGDIVAVAGVDDIMIGETIVDPNDPKPLPLIHVDDPAISMTFGVNDSPLAGREGKDHKLTARMIKDRLDRELIGNVSIKVLPTDRPDAWEVQGRGELALAILAEQMRREGYELTVGRPQVVTKTIDGKLNEPMENDTIDVPEEYMGAVTQLMADRKGRMDSMSNHGSGWVRMQFTVPSRGLIGFRTALLTATRGTGISSSISAGYAPWAGEIVTRQNGSMVSDRAGTATPYAMQRLQARGNFFIEPQSNVYEGQVVGINNKPDELDVNVTLAKHMTNMRSSTADVLETLTPPIKMSLEEALDFANEDECVEVTPEAIRVRKVILDRDEWYKWHARQRRQNASKTK from the coding sequence ATGGCGGTACGTGGTGATATTCGAAATGTGGCGATCGTGGCTCACGTCGATCACGGCAAGACCACGCTGGTCAACGCGATGCTTCAGCAGTCGCATGTGTTCAGCGAACGCGAGGAAGTGCCGGACCGTGTGATGGATTCCAACGATCTCGAGCGCGAAAAGGGCATCACCATCCTCGCCAAGAACACCGCAGTGCAATACATCGGTCCGTTGGCCGCCAAATACGGCGAACCGCAAGGCATCACCATCAACGTCATCGACACCCCCGGCCACGCCGATTTCGGCGGCGAGGTCGAACGCGGTATCTCCATGGTCGACGGCGTGGTGCTCTTGGTCGACGCTTCCGAAGGCCCACTGCCGCAGACGCGTTTCGTGCTGCGCAAAGCGCTTGAAGCCAAGCTGCCGGTAATACTCTGCATCAACAAGGTCGACCGTCCCGACGCGCGAATCAGTGAAGTTGTCAGTGAGACCACCGACCTGCTGCTCGGCCTGGCACAGGACGTCACCGAGGAAGGAGTCGACCTCGATGTCGACTCTCTGCTCGATCTGCCGGTCATCTATTGTGCCGCCAAGGCGGGCTACGCCTCGCGCAACCAGCCGGAAGACGGCGGCCTGCCCGACAACAAGGACCTCGAACCGCTCTTCGACACCATCATTTCCAACATCCCTGCTCCGCAATACACCGAAGGCGCACCCTTGCAGGCGCATGTCACCAACATCGACGCCTCCGACTATCTCGGACGTTTGGGCTTGGTCCGTATCTATAACGGCACCCTGCAAAAGGGTAAGCAGTACGGCCTTTCCCGCGTCGACGGCTCCATCGAGAACTTCAAGCTCACCGAAATCCTGCGCACGCAGGGCCTCGACCGCAGTCCGGTCGAAGAAGCCGGCCCCGGAGATATCGTCGCCGTCGCAGGCGTTGACGACATCATGATTGGCGAGACCATCGTCGACCCCAACGACCCCAAGCCGTTGCCGCTGATCCACGTCGACGATCCCGCGATCTCCATGACCTTCGGCGTCAACGATTCCCCGCTGGCCGGCCGTGAAGGCAAGGACCACAAGCTCACCGCCCGCATGATCAAGGACCGTCTCGACCGCGAGCTCATCGGCAACGTCTCCATCAAGGTCCTGCCGACTGACCGCCCCGACGCATGGGAAGTCCAGGGCCGTGGCGAGCTGGCTTTGGCCATTCTCGCAGAGCAGATGCGCCGCGAAGGCTACGAGCTGACCGTCGGCCGCCCGCAGGTGGTCACCAAGACCATCGACGGCAAGCTCAACGAGCCTATGGAAAACGACACCATCGACGTGCCGGAAGAGTACATGGGTGCCGTCACCCAGCTCATGGCCGACCGCAAGGGCCGTATGGACTCCATGTCCAACCACGGTTCCGGCTGGGTTCGTATGCAGTTCACGGTTCCTTCCCGTGGCTTGATCGGTTTCCGCACCGCGTTGCTCACCGCCACCCGCGGCACCGGCATCTCCAGCTCCATCTCCGCAGGCTACGCACCGTGGGCGGGCGAGATCGTGACCCGTCAGAACGGCTCCATGGTCTCCGACCGCGCCGGCACCGCAACGCCTTACGCCATGCAGCGTCTGCAGGCCCGTGGCAACTTCTTCATCGAGCCGCAATCTAACGTTTACGAAGGCCAGGTCGTCGGCATCAACAACAAGCCCGACGAGCTCGATGTCAACGTCACCTTGGCCAAGCACATGACCAACATGCGTTCCTCCACCGCCGACGTGCTCGAAACGCTCACCCCGCCAATCAAGATGAGCCTTGAAGAAGCGCTTGATTTCGCCAACGAGGATGAGTGCGTCGAGGTCACTCCCGAGGCCATCCGCGTGCGCAAGGTCATCCTTGATCGCGACGAATGGTACAAGTGGCATGCGCGTCAGC
- a CDS encoding isopeptide-forming domain-containing fimbrial protein, translating into MKSTHFKALVGGVAAAAALLALSPAGVANAASTSIPINPMDSASKIATLTIKGKGSAIKGHAFTAMRLGVYMTASKNADNQIESVSISSKNIDNSAPAGQEIADAMKNAYLQTAGVSSMPTGYEDNVMGAVAKSWLGYASTTNTSEDSTSSARGKAYDGKLRQFVTKLSDNANVKARMAATGREDVSTIAAPTTGSDTADMNVTFPTLKGGMYLVVDTTATLAGNSPASIPMLVGTQVVSTDGTLYDTFADDAANKLGVINMKSETPMIKKKLIAPTPATAGIGDELTYQIIASIPLTTGFTHYTYKLTDHPSPGLTYVPIGTTVKISNSELFDTSPSGQAIDVDAPDGYTITPAAGNETSGGVVTFNFSPVIRLISQGDGTPANPMYFGTHFIKITYKMKIDDSAVSGALKNGIKLTYSNDSGTQPDNDNGDPNNPSNPPASEGVIDHTEDTNDPNLPKIYFYSFGIVNQARNNPDTKLEDGVFRILDSNGKAIKFYPVKDGNGKVIKGSYKKAANQGDDNTEAVTALQRSSAPGDAVNGSLTAGQLRFDGLSAGVYTVDETSQPSGYSDISKSNFTVTIDAGAPNSAEEPHYKNTGDFFDLVEANPTGWNSTTNASYFIPVREVNSISQLPMTGGAGAILVGLVVVALLGGAGAIYIYTKRGEKALNNEG; encoded by the coding sequence ATGAAGAGCACACATTTCAAGGCGCTGGTGGGAGGCGTGGCCGCAGCGGCCGCGTTGCTCGCTCTGAGCCCGGCAGGCGTAGCCAACGCAGCCTCGACGTCCATCCCCATCAATCCGATGGATTCAGCCTCGAAGATTGCGACGTTGACCATCAAAGGCAAAGGTTCGGCCATCAAGGGGCACGCGTTCACAGCGATGCGTCTGGGCGTTTACATGACCGCCTCCAAGAACGCAGACAACCAAATCGAGAGTGTGAGCATCAGCTCCAAAAACATCGATAACAGTGCGCCTGCGGGACAGGAAATTGCGGATGCCATGAAGAACGCATACCTTCAGACCGCAGGTGTCTCGTCGATGCCGACAGGCTACGAGGACAATGTCATGGGAGCGGTGGCCAAGTCCTGGCTCGGCTACGCTTCGACCACTAACACCTCCGAGGACTCAACCTCGAGCGCCCGTGGCAAGGCCTACGACGGCAAGCTGCGCCAGTTCGTCACCAAGCTTTCCGACAACGCCAACGTCAAGGCCCGTATGGCCGCCACCGGCCGAGAAGACGTCAGCACCATTGCGGCACCGACCACTGGCAGTGATACCGCCGATATGAACGTGACCTTCCCGACTCTCAAAGGCGGCATGTATCTGGTGGTGGACACCACCGCCACGCTTGCGGGCAATTCGCCGGCTTCCATCCCGATGTTGGTGGGAACCCAAGTGGTCTCCACGGATGGCACATTGTATGACACCTTCGCAGATGATGCGGCGAACAAGCTTGGCGTCATCAACATGAAGAGCGAGACGCCGATGATCAAGAAGAAGCTCATCGCCCCGACACCCGCCACGGCCGGTATCGGCGACGAGCTGACCTACCAGATCATCGCCAGCATCCCGCTGACCACCGGCTTTACGCACTACACGTACAAGCTCACCGATCATCCCTCTCCGGGCCTGACCTATGTGCCGATAGGCACGACCGTCAAGATTAGTAATTCCGAGCTCTTTGACACTTCACCTTCTGGCCAAGCCATTGACGTCGACGCACCTGACGGCTACACCATCACCCCGGCGGCTGGTAATGAGACCTCAGGTGGGGTGGTCACTTTCAACTTCTCCCCGGTCATCAGGCTCATCTCGCAAGGCGACGGCACTCCGGCCAACCCGATGTACTTCGGCACGCACTTCATCAAGATCACCTACAAGATGAAGATCGATGACAGCGCCGTGAGCGGTGCCCTGAAGAATGGTATCAAGCTGACCTACTCCAACGACAGCGGCACCCAGCCTGATAATGACAATGGCGACCCCAACAACCCGTCGAACCCGCCGGCCAGCGAGGGCGTGATCGACCACACCGAGGACACGAACGACCCCAACCTGCCCAAGATCTACTTCTACAGCTTCGGAATCGTCAACCAGGCACGCAACAACCCCGACACCAAGCTCGAAGACGGCGTGTTCCGTATCCTCGACAGTAACGGCAAGGCCATCAAGTTCTACCCGGTCAAGGACGGCAACGGCAAGGTCATCAAGGGCAGCTACAAGAAGGCGGCCAATCAGGGTGACGACAACACCGAAGCGGTCACGGCCTTGCAGCGTTCGAGTGCTCCGGGCGATGCGGTTAATGGGAGTCTGACCGCCGGCCAGCTGCGCTTCGACGGGCTTTCCGCTGGTGTTTATACCGTCGACGAGACCAGCCAGCCGTCCGGCTACTCCGACATCTCCAAGTCGAACTTCACGGTGACCATCGATGCGGGCGCACCGAATTCCGCCGAGGAGCCGCACTATAAGAACACCGGCGACTTCTTCGACCTGGTTGAGGCGAACCCCACTGGTTGGAACTCGACCACCAACGCCAGCTATTTCATTCCGGTGCGTGAGGTCAACTCCATCTCGCAGCTACCGATGACCGGCGGTGCGGGGGCCATCCTCGTTGGGCTCGTGGTTGTGGCACTGCTCGGCGGCGCGGGTGCGATTTACATCTACACCAAGCGCGGCGAGAAGGCGCTCAACAACGAGGGCTGA
- the xerD gene encoding site-specific tyrosine recombinase XerD, with the protein MNETDNLLEQFLAHIGVERGLAKSTVNAYSADVKKYLGWLSSHGIKKLDEVTSHDVEDYVAALDKAGESARSKARRLASVHEFHKFALMQQVVDDDVSARVKAPKAAGHLPDVLSIDEVSRLLDAAAMGGSADPVVLRDKALLEFMYATGCRVSEATGSDLNDIDFDERVVVLTGKGSKQRLVPLGEYALKALKRYIAEGRPELEAKAKGTKERRAIFLNKRGRRISRQSVWEVVKAAGERAHIEKPLHPHTLRHSFATHLIQGGADVRTVQELLGHASVTTTQIYTHVSPETLIETYLTAHPRAR; encoded by the coding sequence ATGAATGAGACGGACAACCTGCTCGAGCAGTTTCTGGCGCATATCGGCGTCGAACGGGGACTGGCGAAGTCGACGGTGAACGCTTACTCCGCCGATGTCAAAAAATACTTGGGCTGGCTTTCCTCTCATGGAATCAAGAAACTCGATGAGGTAACGTCCCACGACGTCGAAGACTATGTGGCGGCGCTCGACAAGGCCGGTGAAAGCGCCCGCAGCAAGGCGCGACGGCTCGCCAGTGTTCACGAGTTCCACAAATTCGCGTTGATGCAGCAGGTGGTCGATGACGACGTATCCGCTAGGGTGAAGGCTCCAAAGGCCGCTGGCCACTTGCCTGATGTGCTGAGTATCGACGAGGTGTCGCGTCTGCTCGACGCGGCGGCGATGGGCGGTTCGGCTGACCCGGTGGTTTTGCGCGACAAGGCGTTGCTGGAATTCATGTATGCCACTGGCTGCCGTGTCTCCGAGGCCACCGGTTCGGATTTGAACGATATCGATTTCGACGAACGTGTGGTGGTGTTGACCGGCAAAGGCTCAAAGCAGCGTCTGGTGCCGTTGGGGGAGTATGCGCTGAAGGCGTTGAAGCGTTATATCGCTGAAGGAAGGCCTGAACTTGAAGCCAAAGCGAAGGGCACCAAGGAGCGGCGTGCGATCTTTCTCAACAAGCGCGGCCGGCGCATCTCTCGCCAGTCGGTCTGGGAAGTGGTCAAGGCAGCTGGTGAACGCGCACATATCGAAAAACCACTGCACCCGCACACGCTCCGTCATTCCTTTGCCACCCACTTGATCCAGGGAGGCGCCGACGTGCGCACGGTTCAGGAGCTTCTGGGCCATGCCTCGGTGACCACCACGCAGATTTATACGCACGTCAGTCCCGAAACCCTCATCGAGACCTACCTGACCGCCCATCCTCGCGCCCGGTGA
- a CDS encoding VOC family protein, giving the protein MINHIGVYTLNFDAEKAFYQAALAPLGYVQGAEFPGAVMFSDGTDNDSVWIEAAKEGTTPSPIHLAFVAQSEDEVRAFYDAGLKAGGSDNGAPGPRPNYGPSYYAAFVHDPDGNNIEAVINK; this is encoded by the coding sequence ATGATCAACCATATTGGTGTGTACACGCTTAATTTTGATGCCGAAAAGGCTTTCTATCAGGCGGCGTTGGCGCCTCTCGGTTACGTTCAAGGTGCCGAGTTTCCCGGAGCTGTGATGTTCTCGGACGGCACGGATAACGACAGCGTCTGGATCGAAGCCGCAAAGGAGGGCACGACTCCGTCGCCGATTCACCTCGCGTTCGTGGCGCAAAGTGAAGATGAAGTGAGAGCGTTTTATGACGCTGGTCTCAAGGCCGGTGGCAGTGACAACGGTGCTCCAGGTCCTCGTCCGAATTACGGCCCGAGCTATTATGCGGCCTTTGTCCATGATCCTGATGGCAACAATATTGAAGCAGTAATCAACAAGTAG
- a CDS encoding class C sortase codes for MNDDGARGPRQDRRTVAQTQGSRNGRLTLPERVSARLSNGAARTDDTHGENFYKPFLAAIHEGLNHAAVIRKKRRIINSMKAVAALFVVAAVALALWLPANQYVNARRQEAEAVAAMNRVRKWPQGKVVGEYQAAQRYNASIASSTQHSLGEFSDPFASSVKNSNGGRKALTSSQKDTTYQGLLNGGGGVMGVIHIPKISLKLPIYHGTSDEVLDKGVGHLYGTSLPVGGKSTNSVLTGHRGRPYETLFTRLDQLRQGDVIYIDTLGRTMGYRVTAIHVVSPDDVHLYKVQQGKDLVTLMTCTPYGVNTHRLVLTAERRPIPKDIPYPEDSVGDGLLWGTITALTIIAVGIIFILMKHRRHWPIRHAKGWF; via the coding sequence ATGAACGATGATGGAGCACGCGGGCCCAGGCAAGACCGCCGAACCGTTGCACAGACGCAGGGGTCTCGGAACGGTCGGCTGACGCTGCCGGAACGTGTTTCAGCTCGGTTGAGCAACGGTGCCGCGCGTACCGATGACACGCATGGCGAAAACTTCTACAAGCCGTTCCTTGCAGCCATTCACGAAGGATTGAACCATGCTGCGGTTATCCGCAAAAAACGCAGGATAATCAACTCCATGAAGGCCGTGGCCGCGCTTTTTGTAGTGGCCGCTGTCGCCTTGGCGCTCTGGTTGCCGGCGAATCAATATGTCAATGCGCGACGACAGGAGGCCGAAGCCGTCGCTGCCATGAACCGTGTTCGCAAGTGGCCGCAAGGCAAAGTGGTTGGGGAATACCAGGCCGCACAGCGATACAACGCATCCATAGCCTCGAGTACGCAACATTCATTGGGAGAGTTCAGCGATCCGTTCGCCTCGTCGGTCAAGAACTCCAACGGCGGCAGAAAAGCCTTGACGTCCTCGCAAAAGGACACGACCTATCAAGGGCTCTTAAACGGTGGCGGCGGGGTGATGGGAGTCATCCATATCCCCAAGATCTCCCTGAAACTGCCGATCTACCATGGCACTTCCGATGAGGTGCTCGACAAGGGCGTGGGCCATCTTTACGGCACCAGTCTGCCAGTCGGCGGGAAGTCGACCAACAGCGTGCTAACCGGACATCGAGGCCGTCCCTACGAAACGTTGTTCACCCGGCTGGACCAGCTCCGGCAAGGCGATGTCATCTACATCGATACCTTGGGTCGCACCATGGGCTACCGGGTCACGGCCATTCACGTCGTCTCCCCGGACGATGTCCATCTTTACAAGGTGCAGCAAGGCAAGGATCTGGTGACGTTGATGACCTGCACGCCTTATGGGGTCAACACACATCGTCTGGTACTGACGGCGGAGCGTCGCCCGATTCCCAAAGACATTCCTTACCCTGAGGATTCCGTGGGTGACGGTTTGTTGTGGGGGACGATCACGGCGTTGACGATTATCGCCGTTGGAATAATCTTTATTCTAATGAAGCATCGTCGCCATTGGCCGATTCGTCATGCAAAAGGATGGTTTTAG
- the rpmI gene encoding 50S ribosomal protein L35, which translates to MPKMKTNSAAKKRVRVTGTGKLMQAGTSMRHNLEHKSARKRRNLSRDQVLATSQSKNMRKLLGR; encoded by the coding sequence ATGCCGAAGATGAAAACCAATTCCGCCGCGAAAAAGCGCGTCCGCGTCACCGGTACGGGCAAGCTCATGCAGGCTGGCACCTCGATGCGCCACAACCTTGAGCACAAGTCCGCTCGCAAGCGCCGCAACCTCTCCCGCGACCAGGTGCTGGCCACGTCGCAGAGCAAGAACATGCGAAAGCTGCTCGGCCGCTGA
- the scpB gene encoding SMC-Scp complex subunit ScpB gives MNAQQQSVPAEGSDAAPTRPEYVDFSVEDFPGGLESCLEAILMVADQPQQAVDMARVLALDEDEVTSALESMQREYDGDEARNLAPRGFELRHTARGWQYGNRAVFEPVVSAFVTDGQMARLSQAALEALAIVAYKQPVTRAQIAAIRGVNSDGVVRALSVRGLIREEGTDPDSRAALLVTTGLFLEKMGLESLDQLPELAPFMPAASDVVNEAENTENESSAAL, from the coding sequence ATGAATGCGCAACAGCAATCCGTACCCGCGGAGGGCTCGGACGCGGCTCCTACGCGTCCAGAATATGTGGACTTTTCCGTCGAAGATTTCCCGGGAGGTCTCGAATCCTGTCTCGAGGCGATTCTGATGGTGGCCGATCAGCCGCAGCAGGCCGTTGATATGGCTCGAGTGCTGGCACTTGACGAAGACGAAGTCACCTCGGCGCTTGAATCGATGCAACGCGAATATGATGGTGATGAAGCGCGCAATCTTGCTCCGCGTGGCTTTGAGCTGCGGCATACCGCCCGTGGTTGGCAATATGGCAATCGCGCGGTGTTCGAACCGGTCGTTTCCGCTTTCGTCACTGATGGACAGATGGCGCGGCTTTCGCAGGCGGCGCTTGAGGCGCTCGCCATTGTGGCCTACAAGCAGCCGGTCACCCGTGCGCAAATCGCCGCCATTCGTGGCGTCAATTCCGATGGAGTGGTACGTGCGTTGAGCGTTCGCGGCCTCATTCGTGAGGAAGGAACCGACCCTGATTCCCGTGCGGCGCTTCTGGTCACCACCGGGCTTTTCCTTGAAAAAATGGGACTCGAATCACTTGACCAGCTTCCGGAACTCGCTCCGTTCATGCCAGCTGCCAGCGATGTGGTCAATGAGGCCGAGAACACGGAAAACGAATCGTCTGCTGCGCTTTAG
- a CDS encoding segregation/condensation protein A, translated as MEEQTQEAENKGFSVSLAVYSGPFDALLTMIASRKLELTELSLSAITEEFIEYVRGLDMARDMEQVSAFLDVASVLVEAKSAAILPGDENGERDEQSMEALRERDLLFARLVQYRAFKSAANDFRELFAANSGRFPHPAYTDESISAMLPELAWSLGPEDLAKIAVDVFLNAPADEVRLDQLHVSQVDLKQQSEVVRDRLRGLDEGGSMTFAELTADAKSTLVVVARFLSVLLFFKQGVLQYKQAGPFEDLHLRWIPGADNGDDAVEVNEGDFA; from the coding sequence GTGGAAGAACAAACGCAAGAGGCTGAAAACAAGGGATTTTCGGTTAGCCTTGCCGTCTATTCCGGCCCGTTCGACGCGTTGTTGACGATGATCGCCAGCCGTAAGCTGGAACTGACGGAGCTCTCGCTCTCGGCCATCACCGAGGAATTCATCGAATATGTGCGCGGGCTTGATATGGCGCGTGACATGGAGCAGGTCAGCGCGTTCCTCGATGTCGCATCCGTATTGGTGGAAGCCAAAAGCGCGGCGATTCTGCCCGGCGACGAGAACGGCGAACGCGATGAACAGAGCATGGAGGCCCTGCGCGAACGTGATCTGCTTTTTGCTCGGCTTGTGCAGTATCGCGCGTTCAAAAGTGCCGCCAATGATTTCCGTGAACTGTTCGCCGCTAATTCTGGCCGTTTCCCGCACCCTGCTTACACTGACGAGTCCATTTCCGCGATGCTTCCGGAGCTGGCATGGTCTCTTGGTCCTGAAGATCTGGCGAAAATCGCCGTCGACGTATTTTTGAACGCCCCGGCCGATGAGGTGCGGCTCGACCAATTGCACGTCTCGCAGGTCGATTTGAAGCAGCAGTCCGAGGTTGTGCGCGATCGATTGCGCGGACTGGACGAAGGCGGCTCGATGACGTTTGCCGAACTTACCGCGGATGCGAAAAGCACGTTGGTGGTTGTCGCCAGGTTTCTATCCGTTCTGTTGTTCTTCAAGCAGGGTGTGCTGCAGTACAAGCAGGCCGGTCCTTTTGAGGATTTGCATTTACGATGGATACCAGGTGCCGATAATGGGGACGACGCCGTGGAAGTGAACGAAGGTGATTTCGCATGA
- a CDS encoding AAA family ATPase — MPTDLLGRKYETFPAPKPLDHHGPARIIAMCNQKGGVGKTTSSINIGGALSQYGRRVLIVDFDPQGAASVGLGINANTVDATIYNALFDSSLDVHDVVQHTDFENLDIIPANIDLSAAEVQLVTEVGRERILASVLEGVKNEYDVIIIDCQPSLGLLTVNALAAADGVIIPVAAEFFALRGVALLMQSIEKVRSRINPQLEVYGVLVTMYTSTLHCEEVLQRIYEAFQDKVFHSVISRSIKLPDSNVAAAPITIYAPNHKTAKEYRETARELIARGIVD; from the coding sequence ATGCCTACCGATCTTCTTGGACGAAAATATGAGACGTTTCCCGCGCCGAAACCGCTTGACCACCACGGTCCGGCGCGCATCATCGCGATGTGCAATCAGAAGGGCGGTGTCGGCAAGACCACCAGTTCCATCAACATTGGTGGGGCGCTGAGCCAATATGGCAGGCGCGTGCTCATTGTCGATTTCGATCCGCAGGGTGCCGCCAGCGTCGGTCTCGGCATCAACGCGAATACGGTGGATGCCACCATTTACAACGCGTTGTTCGACTCGTCGCTCGACGTCCACGACGTAGTGCAGCACACCGATTTCGAGAACCTAGACATCATTCCGGCCAACATCGATCTTTCCGCCGCTGAAGTGCAGCTCGTCACCGAGGTCGGGCGCGAACGTATTCTTGCCAGCGTCCTTGAAGGTGTGAAGAACGAATATGATGTCATTATTATTGACTGCCAGCCCTCGCTGGGCCTCTTGACCGTCAACGCGTTGGCAGCAGCCGACGGTGTGATTATTCCCGTGGCCGCCGAGTTCTTCGCGCTGCGTGGCGTGGCGCTATTGATGCAGTCCATCGAAAAAGTGCGCTCGCGCATCAACCCGCAGCTCGAGGTCTACGGCGTTCTGGTGACGATGTACACCTCCACCCTGCACTGCGAGGAAGTGCTGCAGCGTATCTATGAGGCCTTCCAAGACAAGGTCTTCCACTCCGTGATTTCCCGTTCCATCAAGCTGCCGGATTCCAACGTCGCCGCCGCGCCGATTACGATCTACGCGCCGAACCACAAGACGGCCAAGGAATACCGTGAGACTGCACGCGAGCTCATCGCCCGCGGCATCGTGGATTGA
- the rplT gene encoding 50S ribosomal protein L20 produces MARVKRAVNAHKKRRVVLKRASGYRGQRSRLYRRAKEQLLHSFNYNFRDRKARKGDFRKLWIQRINAAVRAQGITYNRFMQGLKLAGIELDRRALAELAVSDPDTFKTIVDQAKAALPKDVNAPVAA; encoded by the coding sequence ATGGCACGTGTCAAGCGCGCAGTGAACGCTCATAAGAAGCGTCGCGTCGTTCTCAAGAGGGCTTCGGGCTATCGTGGCCAGCGCTCCCGTTTGTATCGTCGTGCGAAAGAGCAGCTGCTCCATTCATTTAACTATAACTTCCGCGACCGCAAGGCGCGTAAGGGTGACTTCCGCAAGCTGTGGATCCAGCGTATCAACGCTGCCGTCCGTGCTCAGGGCATCACTTACAACCGCTTCATGCAGGGCCTGAAGCTCGCGGGCATCGAACTCGACCGCCGCGCGCTTGCTGAGCTTGCCGTTTCCGATCCGGACACTTTCAAGACCATCGTCGATCAGGCGAAGGCCGCGCTGCCCAAGGACGTGAACGCCCCGGTGGCCGCCTGA
- a CDS encoding GNAT family N-acetyltransferase, with translation MPTTSEHCEHSVVVRHIMPADFEAKAKVHSQTWHETYQGKLPQWLVDKITPEFALEVTKRHDPANVFVALVDDEVVGYAESANPARKPSDYPNCAELAAIYVLNRCHGLGIGRKLAQAVFDALPTKRVVLWVQESNDKAQGFYRHIGFHPTGKVQIEDDGASKELEYANFDTRQ, from the coding sequence ATGCCGACTACAAGTGAGCATTGTGAGCATTCCGTCGTCGTGCGGCATATCATGCCAGCCGATTTCGAGGCCAAGGCGAAGGTGCACTCGCAGACCTGGCATGAGACCTATCAGGGCAAGCTGCCGCAGTGGCTGGTTGACAAGATCACGCCGGAATTCGCGCTTGAAGTCACGAAACGTCACGACCCGGCGAATGTGTTCGTGGCGCTGGTGGACGATGAGGTGGTCGGTTATGCTGAATCCGCCAATCCTGCTCGTAAACCCAGCGATTATCCCAATTGCGCGGAGCTAGCAGCAATCTATGTGCTCAACCGTTGCCATGGTCTGGGTATCGGGCGCAAGCTGGCGCAGGCAGTGTTCGATGCGTTGCCAACCAAGCGTGTGGTGCTGTGGGTACAGGAATCCAACGACAAGGCACAGGGCTTTTACCGCCATATCGGTTTCCATCCCACCGGCAAGGTGCAGATTGAAGACGACGGTGCCTCGAAAGAGCTGGAATACGCAAATTTCGATACCCGTCAGTGA
- a CDS encoding NUDIX domain-containing protein codes for MWQGNVTERKAGPPEVGVSVIIFALAHSHDKHDGKAEHDELWIPLVRRVREPFKGKWALPGGDLLAGRSLEWSAYEALESTTNLRPRYLEQLYTFGDPHRSGSALPMVSIVYWALIGSAQVDDLRDGDNVQWFAESALPELAFDHADIIKYALDRLRSKMSYPDVASKLVGPRFTLRRLHDVYEAIAGRTFDLGNFRRKMLASGQLEDTGEKLAEGRHRPAAVYRYVPGVVAVGNEIWKPWDTQLNPKSESSFTAFNGSGTGDDVLSPLTTE; via the coding sequence ATGTGGCAGGGCAATGTGACGGAACGCAAGGCTGGCCCGCCTGAGGTCGGGGTTTCCGTCATTATTTTCGCTCTGGCGCATTCTCATGACAAGCATGACGGCAAAGCCGAACATGACGAGTTGTGGATTCCTTTGGTGCGGCGCGTTCGTGAACCGTTCAAAGGGAAGTGGGCGCTTCCCGGAGGCGACCTGCTGGCTGGGCGGTCGCTGGAATGGTCGGCATACGAGGCCTTGGAATCGACTACGAATCTGCGTCCCCGTTATCTCGAGCAGCTCTACACCTTCGGCGACCCCCACCGCTCCGGTTCCGCCCTGCCCATGGTTTCCATCGTTTATTGGGCGTTGATCGGCAGTGCTCAGGTCGACGACCTGCGTGACGGTGACAATGTGCAGTGGTTCGCTGAATCTGCCTTGCCCGAGCTCGCTTTCGACCACGCCGACATCATCAAGTACGCTCTTGATCGTCTGCGTTCGAAGATGTCGTACCCCGACGTGGCTTCCAAGCTGGTCGGTCCGCGTTTCACCTTGCGTCGTTTGCACGATGTCTATGAAGCTATCGCCGGACGCACTTTTGATCTGGGCAATTTTCGTCGTAAGATGCTTGCTTCCGGTCAGCTTGAAGACACAGGGGAGAAGCTGGCGGAGGGTCGTCACAGACCCGCAGCCGTCTATCGCTATGTGCCTGGGGTTGTCGCCGTCGGTAATGAGATATGGAAACCGTGGGACACGCAGCTCAATCCCAAGTCGGAATCTTCTTTCACGGCGTTCAACGGCTCTGGGACAGGCGACGATGTGCTTTCCCCGTTGACCACGGAATAA